Proteins encoded by one window of Sediminicoccus rosea:
- a CDS encoding DUF2272 domain-containing protein, with the protein MLRLLPLLALLAACAAPPPAAQLPQPLSYPPAARERMLRLALAEWQDWGCVTVGLPGPAGLPCAPREAARPESAPENFPRVLAYWRAVPQSGEAIPANRTRYQRALEGTGGGNPGTPLWAEPFWSAAFISWVIGAAGVDAPEFAPDAAHARYLDHLDALAAAWPAQAPFLPRDPALYAPAPGDLVCRDRSSRPLRDWAERAEERGRFRPMHCDIVVHAAPGVVEAVGGNVSDTVALARWATDGEGRLLPEPRPFLVIMENRLGRTPPFASSSLQDPRS; encoded by the coding sequence GTGCTCCGTCTCCTGCCCCTGCTGGCCTTGCTTGCGGCCTGCGCGGCGCCGCCGCCCGCGGCGCAGCTGCCCCAGCCGCTGAGCTACCCGCCGGCCGCGCGCGAGCGGATGCTGCGCCTGGCGCTCGCCGAATGGCAGGATTGGGGCTGCGTCACGGTGGGCCTGCCAGGCCCCGCGGGCCTGCCCTGTGCGCCGCGCGAGGCGGCACGCCCCGAAAGCGCGCCGGAGAACTTCCCCCGCGTGCTCGCCTATTGGCGCGCCGTGCCGCAATCGGGCGAGGCGATCCCGGCCAACCGCACGCGCTACCAACGCGCGCTCGAGGGCACCGGCGGCGGCAATCCAGGAACCCCCCTTTGGGCCGAGCCCTTCTGGTCCGCGGCCTTCATCTCCTGGGTGATCGGCGCGGCCGGCGTGGATGCGCCGGAATTCGCGCCCGATGCCGCGCATGCCCGCTATCTCGACCACCTGGATGCGCTGGCCGCCGCCTGGCCCGCCCAGGCGCCCTTCCTGCCGCGCGACCCCGCCCTCTACGCGCCCGCGCCGGGCGACCTCGTCTGCCGCGACCGTTCCAGCCGGCCCTTGCGCGACTGGGCCGAGCGCGCGGAGGAGCGCGGCCGATTCCGCCCCATGCATTGCGACATCGTCGTCCATGCCGCCCCTGGCGTGGTGGAGGCGGTGGGTGGCAATGTGAGCGACACGGTGGCGCTGGCGCGCTGGGCGACGGATGGGGAAGGGCGCCTGCTGCCCGAGCCCCGGCCGTTTCTCGTCATCATGGAAAACCGCCTCGGCCGCACGCCGCCCTTTGCGTCTTCTTCACTCCAGGATCCCCGCTCATGA
- a CDS encoding FAD-dependent oxidoreductase, whose protein sequence is MSQTPETEGGRLFFRSETFAADPRRTRRTPTDETVPEPGRDIPLHARCDVLVVGGGPSGVAAAVAAARQGARTILLERHNHLGGLSTGGLVIWIDRMTDWSGRRVIRGFAEEFLDRLPKGAVSGPSPALWGARDAATAAWWAARTSAFHGIVTHSPTCDPEAMKLAAQEMVLEAGAELIFHAWGAEPILREGAVRGVFFESKQGRRAILAGVTVDATGDGDLFARAGAAYSDDIDERDIHHCMNTSWLFGGVNMPRYQRWRAEQPGAFSAFLQAGRERLRFFDKAFASWRDDVALFMGPRLSGYSAVDVDDLTAVEIQSHRLMAEHLALYRAGAPGFENAYLMLSAPQLGVRHARRLTGVAAVTRGDWDGRVWADEIGVSPSLSPKFPNVSVPYGALVPVALDGLLAPGRHLSCDANSHSFLREIPQCWMTGQAAGTAAALAVAGGVAPRAVPIPDLQATLRVGGAHLSPPAPERATA, encoded by the coding sequence ATGTCACAAACGCCAGAGACCGAGGGCGGGCGCCTCTTCTTCCGCAGCGAGACCTTCGCGGCGGATCCCCGGCGCACCCGCCGCACGCCCACCGATGAGACCGTGCCCGAGCCGGGGCGGGACATTCCGCTGCATGCGCGCTGCGACGTGCTGGTGGTGGGCGGCGGGCCCTCCGGCGTCGCGGCCGCGGTGGCGGCGGCGCGGCAGGGCGCGCGGACCATCCTGCTGGAGCGCCATAACCACCTGGGCGGGCTCTCCACCGGCGGGCTGGTGATCTGGATTGATCGGATGACCGACTGGTCGGGCCGGCGCGTCATCCGCGGCTTCGCCGAGGAGTTCCTGGATCGTCTGCCCAAGGGCGCGGTCAGTGGGCCCTCCCCGGCGCTCTGGGGCGCGCGCGACGCCGCGACGGCGGCCTGGTGGGCGGCGCGGACCAGCGCGTTTCACGGCATCGTCACCCATTCCCCCACCTGCGACCCGGAGGCGATGAAGCTCGCCGCGCAGGAAATGGTGCTGGAAGCGGGCGCCGAGCTGATCTTCCACGCCTGGGGCGCGGAGCCCATCCTGCGGGAGGGTGCGGTGCGCGGCGTCTTCTTCGAGTCCAAGCAGGGGCGGCGCGCCATCCTGGCCGGCGTGACCGTGGATGCGACGGGCGATGGCGACCTCTTCGCCCGGGCTGGCGCCGCCTACAGCGACGACATTGACGAGCGCGACATCCATCACTGCATGAACACAAGCTGGCTCTTCGGCGGCGTGAACATGCCGCGCTACCAGCGCTGGCGCGCGGAGCAGCCCGGGGCGTTCAGTGCCTTCCTGCAGGCGGGGCGCGAGCGGCTGCGCTTCTTCGACAAGGCCTTCGCCTCCTGGCGGGACGATGTGGCGCTGTTCATGGGCCCGCGCCTCTCGGGCTATTCGGCCGTGGATGTGGATGACCTGACGGCGGTCGAGATCCAGAGCCACCGGCTGATGGCGGAGCACCTGGCGCTCTACCGCGCGGGCGCGCCGGGTTTCGAGAACGCCTACCTGATGCTTTCGGCGCCGCAGCTCGGCGTGCGGCATGCGCGGCGCCTCACCGGCGTGGCGGCGGTGACGCGGGGCGACTGGGACGGGCGGGTGTGGGCGGATGAGATCGGCGTCTCGCCCAGCCTCTCGCCGAAATTCCCCAATGTCTCGGTGCCCTATGGCGCGCTCGTGCCCGTGGCGCTGGACGGGCTGCTGGCGCCGGGGCGGCACCTGAGCTGCGATGCGAACAGCCATTCCTTCCTGCGGGAGATCCCGCAATGCTGGATGACCGGCCAGGCAGCCGGGACGGCGGCCGCCCTGGCGGTGGCGGGCGGCGTGGCACCGCGCGCGGTGCCCATCCCGGACCTGCAGGCGACGCTGCGGGTGGGCGGGGCCCACCTCTCGCCGCCCGCACCGGAGCGGGCCACGGCCTGA
- a CDS encoding response regulator transcription factor gives MRILLVEDDRSAARGITFQLQQHRMVVDVADCGAEALELARLYDYDAVVVDLMLPDMEGYDVVTKLRASRIEAPVLMLSAVARTQAKVRGLSVGADDYLAKPFEPEELVARLQAMIRRSKGFSQPRIQMGPLSLDLGAKEVAVQGRTVHLTGKEYAILELLLMRRGTVLSKENFLDHLYGGMDEPDSKIIDVFVCKLRKKLQTAGANNVIGTVWGRGYIIRDAAAGSAAARAGLGESRLATA, from the coding sequence ATGCGTATCCTCCTCGTCGAAGACGACCGCTCCGCCGCCCGCGGGATCACCTTCCAGCTCCAGCAGCACCGCATGGTGGTGGACGTGGCCGATTGCGGGGCCGAGGCTCTCGAGCTCGCCCGCCTCTACGACTATGACGCCGTGGTGGTGGATCTGATGCTGCCGGACATGGAGGGGTATGACGTCGTCACCAAGCTCCGCGCCTCCCGCATCGAGGCGCCGGTGCTGATGCTCTCCGCCGTGGCGCGGACCCAGGCCAAGGTGCGCGGCCTCTCGGTCGGCGCCGATGACTACCTGGCCAAGCCCTTCGAGCCGGAGGAGCTGGTGGCCCGCCTGCAGGCGATGATCCGCCGCTCCAAGGGCTTCAGCCAACCGCGCATCCAGATGGGCCCGCTCTCGCTCGACCTCGGCGCGAAGGAGGTCGCGGTCCAGGGCCGCACCGTCCACCTGACGGGCAAGGAATACGCCATCCTCGAGCTGCTTCTGATGCGGCGCGGAACGGTCCTCTCCAAGGAGAACTTCCTGGACCACCTCTATGGCGGCATGGATGAGCCGGACAGCAAGATCATCGACGTCTTCGTCTGCAAGCTCCGCAAGAAGCTGCAGACGGCCGGCGCCAACAATGTGATCGGCACGGTCTGGGGCCGCGGCTACATCATCCGCGATGCCGCGGCCGGCAGTGCCGCCGCCCGTGCTGGCCTTGGCGAAAGCCGCCTCGCCACCGCCTGA